The Novosphingobium terrae genome segment CCCAATTGGCGGGCCGATGGTTTCGGGCATGGATCGTCCTGACCGTCATATTTTTATCTCTACCAATGCGCTAGGTATTGGAAGAAATTCTATCGCGCATGCCGGCCCGGCAGAGCGTAAGAAGGCATGACAGCTTGTGATGACCCGAGTGTTGCGTCTTTCGATGCAGCATTTTCCGAGTCGTTGGCCGTTTACGGTCAACTTGAAACTGCTCTGGCCCGGCCAGCGGAGTCTTGCGCGATGGATTTTGTCACGATCGATTTCGAAGCCAGTTGCCTGCCCCGCCATGGCCGGTCTTTCCCGATCGAGCTGGGAATCTCCGGCCCGCAAGGCACGCTCTCCTGGCTGATCCGCCCGCATGACAGCTGGCAGGGGTGGGACTGGACTCAGGAAGCCTTCGATCTCCATGGCATCTCGCGCGAGCAACTCGAACGGGAAGGGCTTGCCCCTGATTTCGTGATGGCTCAGGCTCTGCGGGCGATCGGCACATCGCGCGTGATTGCCGACAGCCGCATCGACGCCGGCTGGTGGACCACGTTGAGCGAAGCCTCGGCAGGGCAGGGCGCGGCGATCCGCATCGAGCATGTGGACACGCTCTTCGATGAAATCGGCGCGACTCACGGCCAGATCATGGCCGCGCAGGGGCAGGCCGATCTCCTTTGCCCCGAGCGTCATCGCGCCGGGGCCGATGCGCGCTGGTTGCGGCTGTTGCTGGACCGGTTGCTGGAAGAGCAGGCTGTTCCTGCGTCTCTGGTGCCCGTCGATCTTCCGATTGTGCCGTCGGGGCAGGTTGGTTCGGGGATTTTTGTTTGATTTTCAAGGGGATTAAAAGGGGAAATGCGAGGGTGTTACACCCTCGCGCTCCCATGACGTCTTCCGACGATAGAGCAGGGGCGCCGAAATGAAGCGCGCTGCCTCTCCACCTGCGCTGTGCAAAGCGCCTCAGGCAGTTGTCCCATGATCCAAGTTTTAAAGCCTGCGGCGCCATGAATCCGTGCCGAACGGATAGGTTGCGCGCCACGTAGACATTCACGGGAGCGCGAGGGTGTAACACCCTCGCATTTCCCCTTCACCCCCTTAAGCCGAAAGCCTGATCGCCTTGGGCATGATCAACCGCCCCAGCCCATCGATTTTGGCGGTCCCCCGCTGCACCCGCTTGGCCTCATACAAAGCGGCATCGGCGCGGTGCAGCAGATCGCTGCGGTTTTCGTCGCCCGCTTCCAGCCAGCAGGCTCCGATCGTGGCGGAGACATGGACGCTCTCTATCGCGTTGCTCACCGTGTGGCGCAGGTCCTGAAGCAGGCGCTGCATCAGCCCGGGGAGGTCGGCCAGCAACAGGCGGTCGCTGACCATAAGCACGAATTCGTCGCCGCCCAGCCGGGCCGCGAAACTCCCTTCGAGATAGGAGGCTTGCAGGCGCGAGGCCATCAGGCGCAGCAGATCGTCGCCCGCCGGGTGGCCGCAGCGGTCGTTCACGGCCTTGAAATTGTCGAGGTCGATCAGCAGCAGCGCCATGGGGGCATCGCGATCCGTGATCTGCGCCAGCCTCTCATCGAGGTGGTGGTTGAAATGGCCGCGGCTGGCCAGACCCGTCAGCGCATCGGTGTTGGCGGTGCGGCGCAGGGCCTGCTCCATCTGATAGCGCTCGGTGATGTCCTGAAACACGCCGATCAGCGCACTGGGCTGGCCGTCTTTCAGCTCCAGTTCGGCCATGCTCCGCACGCGGCGCAGCTGGCCCTGGGCCGTGATGAAATCGCTTTCGAAATCGAAGGGTTCGCCGGTGCGGATCGTGCGGTTTATCGCCGCCTCGATGATCGTGCGTGAGGCCATGGGATAGAACTCCATCGCCTCGGTCAGCGGGGTGCCATCGCCCACGGGGACGCCGTGGATGGCATAGGTCTGTTCCGACCATTCGGTCTGATTGTCATGGAGGCGCAGCCGCCATGAGCCGACATTGGCCATACGTTCGGCCTGGCGCAGCTTGCGGTTGGTCTGGTCCAGCTTGCGCAGGGCTTCGCCGCGTTCCTCGGCCAGACGCAGGGCATCGGCGGTGGCGGCGCGGGCATCCATCAGGGCCTCGGCCAGCTCGCCCAGTTCGCCCAGCAGCTCCAGCTCTTCCGGGCCGAAGTCGCGCGGCTGGTCGTCGATGACGCAGAGCGTGCCCATCGGCAGCGCCTCGCCCTCGGCTTGCCCGGCGCGCAGGGGGACGCCGGCGTAGAAACGCACGTTCGGGGCGCCGGTCACCAGCGGGTTTTGCGCGAAACGCTCGTCCACGGTGGCATCGGGCACCACCAGCGCGTCATTGGCGGCCACGGCATGGGCGCAGAAGGCCACTTCGCGCGGGGTCTGGCTCACCTCAAGCCCGGTCTTGGCCTTGAACCACTGGCGGTCCCGGTCGACCAGCGAGACCAGTGCGATCTTGCAGCCCAGCAGGTGGCTGGCCATGCGCACGATGGTGTCGAATTCGCGTTCGGGCGGGGTGTCGAGCAGGCCCAGATGCTCCAGAATCGCCATGCGCTCCGCCTCGGTGGGCGGCAGGGGAGCAGGGCTGTAACCAAGGCTTGTGCGGTCGACCATGATCGTTTGCATAGCCGCGATCGCCTTAACAGTGTGCTGTCGGGCAGCTACGCTGATCCGCATTTCCGCGTGGTCTTGCCCTTTGGGGCAATCGGTGGGTGGCTGTCCTGTTTTCGCAAGCTTTTCTTGGGCCAGGGGCAGTGCGTCAGGGAACCCTACCCCCCTGCGAAGCGTCTTGCACAGGCGGGGCGATGGCAAACGGGGGCAAGGAGTGCGCAAGCCATGATCTGCATCGGCGCGAATCGAATCCCTGCCTGCGGCGTTGGGGCCCGGGCATGACCGGCCCTCTGCCACTGGTCTGCGTGCAGGATCTGGAGCTGCATCCCGATCCCACCCGCACGGTGATCCGCCCCTTCTGGCCCGGCGGTTCGGATGAGGCGGGCAAGGCTCGGATCAGGGCCACGGTCGAGCGGATCATGGCGTTCGACGATGAAGAGCTGGTGCGCCAGCTCGATCGCACCTGGCGCTCGCTGGAGGCGCGGCACAGCGGCACGCGTTCCGCGCTGCTGCGCCGGGCCGAGGAGCTGGACGATATGCTGGGCGGCGTTGCGGGCCTGCCGGAATCGCGGCGTTTGCTGCTCGGCGCCTATTTCAGCGCGGAATATGCCTTTGAGGCGGCGGCTCTCTTCAACCCCAGCATCGTGCGCCACCCTGACCATGCCGAGGATAAGGATGGCGAGACGCGCTTTATCCTCTCGCTGCGCGGGATCGGGGAGGGGCATTTGTCCTCGGTCACCTTCCGCACGGGCACATGGCACAAGGATGGCTCGGTGACGGTGGATGAGCCGGGGCCGACCGGCGTGCCCCCCGTGCTGGGCGAGGTGCAGGGCTGGAAGGATGCGCAGACCATCCAGATCGACTGCACGGGCGCCTGCGATCCTTCCGAAGCGGTGCTGTTCCCGGTGCTGGCCAGCCAAAGCCGGGGGATCGAGGATCTGCGCCTCACCCGTTTCGAGCGCAGCGACCGGCCGGGCACCACCTTCATCGGCACCTATACGGCGGTGAGCGCGGATGGCGCCTGTCAGGAATTGCTGCAGACCGACGATTTCCGCTCCTTCAAGATGCATCCGGTGGGGGGCGATCTGGCCCATTCCAAGGGCATGGCCCTGTTTCCGCGCAAGATGGGCGACCGCTATCTGGCGATCGGGCGGCAGGACAATGAGAACCTCTGGCTCGCCTCTTCCAGAGATATCTTCACCTGGGAGGGCGGCACGAAACTGGCCGTGCCCGCCTATCCCTGGGAAAGCATCCAGCTGGGCAATTGCGGCTCTCCGCTGGAGATCGAGGAGGGCTGGCTGTTGCTCACCCATGGTGTGGGGGTGATGCGCAACTATTGCATGGGCGCGATGCTGCTCGACCGCGACGATCCCTCGAAACTGATCGGGCGCCTTGCCGAACCGCTGATCGAGCCGGGCGACAGCGAGCGCGATGGCTATGTGCCCAATGTGGTCTACAGCTGCGGCGCGCTGGTGAGGGGCCGCAACCTGCTGCTGCCCTATGCGGTGGCCGATGACTACACGCGCTTTGCCACCATCTCGCTCGATCGGCTGGTGGCGCAGTTTCAGCGATAATCGGGTGCTTCCTCTGGCAGCGGCCCCCTTGGCAGAGGCTGGGGGCGTTCCCATAGAGGAAGCCCCCCCTTTGGCCTTTCAGGTATCCCCTTGACCCGCAACCGCTATTACGCCGGCCCCGTCTCCGACCATTTCGACGGCGAGTGCTTCACCAGCCCGATCCCCACGCCTGACAAAAGCTTCGGCGAGGTGCTGCGCTGGAGCTGGACCTCCAAGCGGGAGCGTTGGCCCGCCAGCGTGCCGATCACCCCGGCGGTGCCCAATCCGCGCGAGCAGGAGACACGCATCACCGTCGTCGGCCATGCCACGCTGCTGATCCAGAGCGGCGGGGTGAACATACTGACCGACCCGCTCTTCTCGAACCGGGCCAGCCCCTTCAGCTTTGCCGGGCCGCGCCGCGTCTGCCCGCCGGGTGTGCGTTTCGAGGATCTGCCGAAGATCGATATCGTGCTGCTCAGCCACAATCATTACGATCACCTCGATGTGGCGACGCTGAAAAAGCTGGTGGCGCGTGACGATCCGCGCATCATCACCCCGCTGGGCAATGACACCATCTTGCGCAAATCCATCCCCCGCGCCCGCACCGAGGCGGGCGACTGGTGGAGCCAGCACTGGCTGGGCAAGGAGATGGAAGCGGTGATCGTGCCGGCTCAGCACTGGTCGGCGCGGGGGCTGCGTGATCGGCGCCATGCCTTGTGGTGCGGCTTTATGCTGCGGTTGCGCGACGGGCTGCTCTATTTCGCGGGCGACACGGCCTATGGCGATGGCGGTATCTTCCGCGATCTGCGCGCGCGTTTTGGCGCTCCCGATCTGGCGTTGCTGCCGATCGGGGCCTATCGCCCGCGCTGGTTTATGGGCCCGCAGCATACCGATCCGGACGAAGCGGTGCAGATCATGCAGGATCTGGGCGCGCGCCGGGCTCTGGGCATCCACTGGGGCGTCTTCCCGCTGAGCGACGAGGGCCGCGATACGCCCCGCGAAGACCTTGCCCGCGCCCTGAATGCGCGCAGCATTCCGGCCGAGCGCTTCCCCGCCGCCGAGCCGGGCACGGTGTGGGATCTGGTGCCTGCGGATCAGCAGTTGCATCGTTTCGTGTGATTTCAAACACTTTTCGTCGCATGTTG includes the following:
- a CDS encoding 3'-5' exonuclease family protein — encoded protein: MDFVTIDFEASCLPRHGRSFPIELGISGPQGTLSWLIRPHDSWQGWDWTQEAFDLHGISREQLEREGLAPDFVMAQALRAIGTSRVIADSRIDAGWWTTLSEASAGQGAAIRIEHVDTLFDEIGATHGQIMAAQGQADLLCPERHRAGADARWLRLLLDRLLEEQAVPASLVPVDLPIVPSGQVGSGIFV
- a CDS encoding sensor domain-containing diguanylate cyclase, producing the protein MVDRTSLGYSPAPLPPTEAERMAILEHLGLLDTPPEREFDTIVRMASHLLGCKIALVSLVDRDRQWFKAKTGLEVSQTPREVAFCAHAVAANDALVVPDATVDERFAQNPLVTGAPNVRFYAGVPLRAGQAEGEALPMGTLCVIDDQPRDFGPEELELLGELGELAEALMDARAATADALRLAEERGEALRKLDQTNRKLRQAERMANVGSWRLRLHDNQTEWSEQTYAIHGVPVGDGTPLTEAMEFYPMASRTIIEAAINRTIRTGEPFDFESDFITAQGQLRRVRSMAELELKDGQPSALIGVFQDITERYQMEQALRRTANTDALTGLASRGHFNHHLDERLAQITDRDAPMALLLIDLDNFKAVNDRCGHPAGDDLLRLMASRLQASYLEGSFAARLGGDEFVLMVSDRLLLADLPGLMQRLLQDLRHTVSNAIESVHVSATIGACWLEAGDENRSDLLHRADAALYEAKRVQRGTAKIDGLGRLIMPKAIRLSA
- a CDS encoding glycoside hydrolase family 130 protein, producing the protein MTGPLPLVCVQDLELHPDPTRTVIRPFWPGGSDEAGKARIRATVERIMAFDDEELVRQLDRTWRSLEARHSGTRSALLRRAEELDDMLGGVAGLPESRRLLLGAYFSAEYAFEAAALFNPSIVRHPDHAEDKDGETRFILSLRGIGEGHLSSVTFRTGTWHKDGSVTVDEPGPTGVPPVLGEVQGWKDAQTIQIDCTGACDPSEAVLFPVLASQSRGIEDLRLTRFERSDRPGTTFIGTYTAVSADGACQELLQTDDFRSFKMHPVGGDLAHSKGMALFPRKMGDRYLAIGRQDNENLWLASSRDIFTWEGGTKLAVPAYPWESIQLGNCGSPLEIEEGWLLLTHGVGVMRNYCMGAMLLDRDDPSKLIGRLAEPLIEPGDSERDGYVPNVVYSCGALVRGRNLLLPYAVADDYTRFATISLDRLVAQFQR
- a CDS encoding MBL fold metallo-hydrolase; its protein translation is MTRNRYYAGPVSDHFDGECFTSPIPTPDKSFGEVLRWSWTSKRERWPASVPITPAVPNPREQETRITVVGHATLLIQSGGVNILTDPLFSNRASPFSFAGPRRVCPPGVRFEDLPKIDIVLLSHNHYDHLDVATLKKLVARDDPRIITPLGNDTILRKSIPRARTEAGDWWSQHWLGKEMEAVIVPAQHWSARGLRDRRHALWCGFMLRLRDGLLYFAGDTAYGDGGIFRDLRARFGAPDLALLPIGAYRPRWFMGPQHTDPDEAVQIMQDLGARRALGIHWGVFPLSDEGRDTPREDLARALNARSIPAERFPAAEPGTVWDLVPADQQLHRFV